A single Bosea sp. PAMC 26642 DNA region contains:
- a CDS encoding ABC transporter ATP-binding protein, translating to MSGPVLSVENLQTAFRIGGQWRWAIEDLSFVVAPGETVAIVGESGSGKSVTALSIMRLVSAANGRIQGRIALEGRDLLALSEEEMRKVRGNEIAMIFQEPMTSLNPVLTVGYQICEALRYHRGLDSKAAEAEALRMLEKVRIPSAKARFSNYPHQLSGGMRQRVMIATALACRPKLLIADEPTTALDVTIQAQILELIKTLQDEEGMSVLFITHDMGVVAEIADRVVVMWKGRKLEDGPSSEVFNAPVHGYTKALLAAVPKLGDMEGHGRPLRFPAIDAANGQVQGVPTEAADTVQAGEAPLLEVSGLTTRFGIRGGLLGRLRGRVHAVEDVSFTLQRGETLALVGESGCGKSTTGRSILRLVEPSAGTVRFGGRDVTGLGKSDLLDVRRDMQMIFQDPFASLNPRKSVGAAIAEPILVHGLARGPEAKERVAELMRRVGLTPEMGVRYPHEFSGGQRQRLAIARALALSPKLVVADEAVSALDVSVKAQVLNLMLDLQAEFGLAYLFISHDMAVVERVSHRVAVMYLGEIVELGPRQAVFANPLHPYTRKLLSAVPVPDPARRGLRRELAIDEIPSPIRTLDWRAPAQALVELEPGHFVRQAV from the coding sequence ATGAGCGGCCCCGTCCTTTCCGTCGAGAACCTCCAGACCGCCTTCCGCATCGGCGGGCAGTGGCGCTGGGCCATCGAGGACCTGAGCTTTGTGGTGGCGCCGGGCGAGACGGTCGCGATCGTCGGCGAATCCGGCTCGGGCAAGAGCGTCACCGCACTTTCGATCATGCGGCTGGTCTCGGCCGCCAATGGCCGGATCCAGGGCAGGATCGCGCTGGAGGGCCGCGACCTGCTAGCGCTGTCCGAAGAGGAGATGCGGAAAGTCCGCGGCAACGAGATCGCGATGATCTTCCAGGAGCCGATGACGAGCCTGAATCCGGTGCTCACCGTCGGCTACCAGATCTGCGAGGCGCTGCGCTATCACCGTGGCCTCGACAGCAAGGCAGCGGAAGCCGAGGCGCTGCGGATGCTGGAGAAGGTTCGTATTCCGTCCGCCAAGGCGCGCTTTTCCAACTATCCCCACCAGCTTTCAGGCGGGATGCGCCAGCGCGTGATGATCGCGACCGCGCTCGCCTGCCGGCCGAAGCTGCTGATCGCCGACGAGCCGACGACGGCGCTCGACGTGACGATCCAGGCGCAGATTCTCGAACTGATCAAGACGCTGCAGGACGAGGAGGGCATGTCGGTTCTCTTCATCACGCATGACATGGGCGTCGTCGCCGAGATTGCCGACCGGGTGGTCGTGATGTGGAAGGGCCGCAAGCTCGAGGACGGCCCATCGTCCGAGGTCTTCAACGCGCCGGTCCACGGCTACACCAAGGCGCTGCTGGCGGCCGTGCCCAAGCTCGGCGACATGGAGGGGCATGGAAGGCCGCTCCGCTTTCCGGCGATCGACGCCGCCAACGGGCAGGTGCAGGGCGTCCCCACAGAAGCGGCCGACACGGTGCAGGCCGGCGAGGCGCCGCTTCTCGAGGTCTCCGGCCTGACGACGCGCTTTGGCATCCGCGGCGGCCTGCTCGGGCGGCTGCGCGGTCGCGTCCATGCGGTCGAGGATGTCTCCTTCACGCTGCAGCGCGGCGAGACGCTGGCGCTGGTCGGAGAGTCCGGCTGCGGGAAGTCGACGACCGGACGATCGATCCTGCGGCTGGTCGAGCCTTCCGCCGGCACGGTCCGCTTCGGCGGGCGCGACGTCACCGGGCTCGGCAAAAGCGACCTGCTCGATGTCCGCCGCGACATGCAGATGATCTTCCAGGACCCTTTCGCCTCCTTGAACCCGCGCAAGAGCGTCGGCGCGGCCATCGCCGAACCGATCCTGGTGCACGGGCTCGCACGGGGCCCAGAGGCGAAGGAGCGCGTGGCCGAGCTGATGCGCCGCGTTGGCCTGACGCCCGAAATGGGCGTGCGCTATCCGCACGAGTTCTCCGGCGGCCAGCGCCAGCGGCTGGCGATCGCGCGTGCGCTGGCGCTTTCGCCAAAACTCGTCGTCGCCGACGAGGCGGTCTCGGCGCTCGACGTCTCGGTCAAGGCGCAGGTGCTGAACCTGATGCTCGACCTGCAGGCGGAGTTCGGGCTGGCCTATCTGTTCATCTCGCACGACATGGCGGTGGTGGAGCGCGTCAGCCATCGCGTCGCGGTGATGTATCTCGGCGAGATCGTCGAACTCGGCCCGCGCCAGGCTGTCTTCGCCAACCCGCTGCATCCCTATACGCGCAAGCTGCTCTCGGCTGTGCCGGTGCCCGATCCTGCCCGTCGTGGCCTGCGGCGCGAACTGGCGATCGACGAAATTCCGAGCCCGATCCGCACGCTCGACTGGCGGGCACCGGCTCAGGCACTGGTCGAATTGGAGCCGGGGCACTTCGTCCGGCAGGCCGTGTAG
- a CDS encoding ABC transporter permease, with the protein MSASVHDASTTAALRLRWLTATIGAFNANKTSWVGLVIVVAVILAAVLAPLIAPHDPLEQNILSRLQPPHDNFYLGTDYFGRDIFSRLLYGARISLVIGVASTVIALVLGSLIGILAGWYGGKFDVVVMQAMDILLAFPSLILGLILVAMLGPSMENITIAIALTSIPSFARIARAPTISVKERDYIEAGRALAFSDIRIMGRHILPNIFPEILVMGSLWLANAIRTEASLAFIGLGVKPPTATWGGMIREGFENILDSYWLVLAPSLAILIIVFALNILGDGLRDAIDPKLKGER; encoded by the coding sequence ATGAGCGCCTCCGTGCATGATGCAAGCACCACGGCCGCCCTGCGCCTGCGCTGGTTGACGGCGACGATCGGCGCCTTCAACGCCAACAAGACCTCCTGGGTCGGCCTCGTCATCGTCGTCGCTGTGATCCTTGCGGCGGTGCTTGCGCCTCTGATCGCGCCGCATGATCCGCTCGAACAGAACATCCTGTCCCGGCTGCAGCCGCCGCATGACAATTTCTATCTCGGGACCGATTATTTCGGCCGCGACATCTTCTCGCGCCTGCTCTACGGCGCGCGCATCTCGCTCGTCATCGGTGTCGCCTCGACCGTGATCGCCTTGGTGCTGGGATCGTTGATCGGGATTCTCGCCGGCTGGTATGGCGGCAAATTCGACGTGGTGGTGATGCAGGCGATGGACATCCTGCTCGCCTTCCCCTCGCTGATCCTCGGGCTGATCCTCGTCGCCATGCTCGGCCCGTCGATGGAGAACATCACCATCGCGATCGCACTGACGTCGATCCCGTCCTTCGCCCGCATCGCCCGGGCTCCGACGATCTCGGTCAAGGAGCGCGACTATATCGAGGCCGGCCGGGCGCTCGCCTTTTCCGACATCCGGATCATGGGCCGACACATCCTGCCCAACATCTTCCCCGAAATCCTCGTCATGGGCTCGCTCTGGCTCGCCAATGCGATCCGCACGGAGGCCTCGCTCGCCTTCATCGGGCTCGGCGTCAAGCCGCCAACCGCGACCTGGGGAGGCATGATCCGGGAGGGTTTCGAGAATATCCTGGACAGCTACTGGCTGGTGCTGGCGCCGAGTCTGGCCATCCTGATCATCGTCTTCGCCCTCAACATCCTCGGCGACGGTCTGCGCGACGCGATCGATCCCAAGCTGAAGGGCGAGCGATGA
- a CDS encoding ABC transporter permease, protein MGAFLVKCLGFAVVTLLAVLSLVFVVVRIVPGDPAQVILGDQADATAIAAMRTRLGLDAPLIEQYWSFLTGAIRGDWGVSLVTGRPVIQEILAVLPWTLELTLVSMLIGVAIGVPLGVWAAINRNRMPDYVTRIASLLGLSFPPFVSAIILLILFSIMLRWFPVISAGSGSLSAWFQAMALPALNLGLIMAAYITRVARSAMLEVMQEDYVRSARAKGVPWRVVVWRHALRNALIPVITIVGLYLGILIGNSVLTEIVFNRPGLGKLIVGALNQRDYTMLQGMMVIYTLIVVLVNIATDLTYAMVDPRVKLS, encoded by the coding sequence ATGGGCGCCTTCCTCGTCAAATGTCTGGGCTTCGCGGTCGTCACGCTGCTGGCGGTGCTGTCGCTCGTCTTCGTCGTGGTGCGGATCGTGCCCGGCGACCCGGCGCAGGTGATCCTCGGCGACCAGGCCGACGCGACCGCGATCGCCGCGATGCGGACCCGACTCGGGCTCGACGCGCCGCTGATCGAACAATACTGGAGCTTCCTCACCGGCGCGATCCGGGGCGACTGGGGCGTCTCGTTGGTCACCGGCCGGCCGGTGATCCAGGAGATTCTCGCCGTGCTGCCCTGGACGCTGGAACTGACGTTGGTCTCGATGCTGATCGGCGTCGCCATCGGCGTCCCGCTCGGTGTCTGGGCCGCGATCAACCGCAACCGCATGCCCGACTACGTCACGCGCATCGCCTCGCTGCTCGGCCTGTCCTTCCCGCCCTTCGTCTCGGCGATCATCCTGCTGATCCTGTTCTCGATCATGTTGCGCTGGTTCCCCGTGATCAGCGCCGGCTCGGGATCGCTCTCGGCTTGGTTCCAGGCGATGGCGCTGCCGGCCCTCAATCTCGGGCTGATCATGGCGGCCTACATCACCCGCGTCGCGCGTTCTGCGATGCTGGAGGTGATGCAGGAGGATTATGTCCGCAGCGCCCGGGCCAAGGGCGTGCCGTGGCGCGTCGTGGTCTGGCGGCATGCGCTGCGCAACGCGCTGATCCCGGTGATCACGATCGTCGGGCTCTATCTCGGCATCCTGATCGGCAATTCGGTGCTGACCGAGATCGTCTTCAACCGGCCCGGCCTCGGCAAGCTCATCGTGGGCGCGCTGAACCAGCGCGACTACACCATGCTGCAGGGCATGATGGTGATCTACACGCTGATCGTGGTGCTGGTGAACATCGCCACCGACCTGACCTATGCGATGGTCGATCCGAGGGTGAAGCTGTCATGA